Proteins from a genomic interval of Denticeps clupeoides chromosome 20, fDenClu1.1, whole genome shotgun sequence:
- the marcksl1b gene encoding MARCKS-related protein 1-B — translation MGSQASKGGVAVEGKAAAAAADPAAVKTNGQENGHVKTNGDVSAKADGDAAATTNGSAEATKEEAGAGDAIEPAPAAEGEAPKPEGEATKETPKKKKKKFSLKNSFKFKGISLKKNKKSTNEVKEEAAATPTVEEKAEENGPAAEEKKEEVKAEEAAPAEAPKAEETPAKSEEAPAAQKEEAAAPAEPTKPTEETNSTPAPSEQKE, via the exons ATGGGATCCCAGGCATCGAAGGGTGGAGTCGCCGTGGAGGGGaaagccgccgccgccgccgccgatcCGGCCGCCGTCAAGACGAACGGACAG GAGAACGGCCACGTGAAGACCAACGGAGATGTTTCGGCCAAAGCGGACGGCGACGCGGCGGCCACCACTAACGGTTCTGCCGAAGCCACCAAAGAAGAGGCTGGCGCTGGGGATGCCATCGAGCCCGCGCCGGCCGCCGAAGGAGAGGCTCCCAAGCCAGAGGGCGAGGCCACCAAGGAGACCcccaagaaaaagaagaagaagttcTCCCTGAAGAATTCCTTCAAGTTCAAGGGCATCTCGCtgaagaagaacaagaagagCACCAACGAGGTGAAGGAGGAGGCCGCCGCCACTCCCACCGTCGAGGAGAAGGCGGAGGAGAACGGGCCGGCGGccgaggagaagaaggaggaggtcAAGGCGGAGGAAGCCGCCCCTGCCGAAGCCCCCAAGGCCGAGGAGACCCCTGCCAAGTCCGAGGAGGCCCCGGCCGCCCAGAAGGAGGAAGCCGCCGCTCCCGCTGAGCCAACGAAACCCACAGAGGAGACCAACTCAACACCTGCACCATCCGAACAGAAAGAGTGA